The following DNA comes from Microbacterium foliorum.
TCTGGACCTCGCAGCAGTTCGCCCTCATCTGGATGACCACGGGTGGCGGACCGATCGATGTCACGGAGGTGCTCAGCACCTTCACCTACAAGCTCGCCTTCGCCAAGTACGACTTCTCGCTCGCGGCGACCTCCGCCGTGCTGGTCCTGCTGATGTCGATGGTGCTCGCCGTGTTCTACGTCCGTCACCAGAAAGCGAGGGACTGATCATGGCTCTCACCGCAGTCAACCAGCGCCGTGTCGCGAAGACCGGCCTGACCATCGGTCTCCTCATCGGCGCGGTCTTCGCCGCCGGCCCCGTGCTGTGGATGCTGTCGAGCTCGTTCAAGTCGAACACCCAGATCTTCGAGCTGCCTCCGCGGCTGATCACCGACACGTTCTCGTTCGACGCCTACATCGCGATCTTCACGAACCCCGAGACCATGCGGTTCTTCCTGAACAGCTACATCGTGGCCGGGTCGGTCACGATCCTCACCCTGATGGTGGCGATCCAGGCGGCCTACGCGTTCAGCCGGTTCGAGTTCCGCGGCAAGCGCATCCTGAACGTCGTGATCGTCAGTGTGCAGGCTGTTCCGCCCATCACGCTCCTGATCCCGTACTTCGGACTCATGGTCGCGCTCGGCCTGTACAACTCCTACCTCGGGCTGATCCTCACCTACATGGTGTTCACGCTTCCCTACGCGATCATCATGATGACCGGCTACTTCAACACCCTGCCGAAGGAGCTCGACGAGGCCGTCCGCGTCGACGGCGCCGGGTCGATGACCGCCCTCTGGCGCATCCTGGTGCCGATCTCGGTGCCCGGCATCGTCTCGGTCGGCATCTACACGTTCATGATCGCGTGGAACGAGTATCTGTTCGCCCTCACGCTGACGCGCACCATCGACATGCGCACCGTGCCCATCGGCATCCAGCTGCTCATGGGCCAGCACTCATACGAGTGGAACCAGATCATGGCGATGAGCGTGCTCGGGTCGATCCCCGTGCTCATTCTCTTCCTCATCTTCCAGCGGTACTTCATCAGCGGTCTCACGGCGGGGTCCGTGAAGAGCTGACGTCGTCCGACGGATTCACCACCACCACGAAACAGGAGAAACACGTGCTCTACACCGGCAAATCCATCCTCGATGTCGCCAACGAGAACAACTTCGCCATCCCGGCGTTCAACATCAGCGACTGGGCGATGTTCAACGGCGTCATGGACATCAGCGAGGAGAAGACCGCCCCGGTCATCATCGCCATCCACCCCGACGAGGTGTCTCACATCACGACCGATCTGATCGCGGCGATGCACTCCCGTGCGCACCGCTCGAGCGTGCCCGTCGCGATCCACTGGGACCACGGCGGCAGCTACGAGCAGATCATCACCGCGATCAAGGCCGGTTTCACCTCGGTCATGATCGACGCCTCGCTGCTGCCGTTCGACGAGAACGTCGCGCTGACCCGCAAGGTCGTCGACGCCGCGCACGCCGTGGGCATCCAGGTCGAGGGCGAGCTCGGCACCATCGGGGCGAACGACAGCTACGGCGAGTCGGGCGCGGCCGAGATCATCTACACGAACCCGGTCGACGCGGTGCGCTTCGTCGAGGAGACCGGTGTCGACAGCCTCGCCATCGCGATCGGCACCTCGCACGGCCTGTACCCGAGCGACAAGAACCCCGAGCTGCGCCACGATCTGCTCGAAGAGATCAAGGCGGCGATCGGCATCCCCCTGGTGCTGCACGGCGGTTCCTCGAACCCGGATGCCGAGCTCCGACGCGCGGTCGAGCTGGGCGTCAACAAGATCAACATCTCCAGCGACATCAAGGTGTCGTACCACAACCGCATGCGCGAGATCCTCGGCACCGATCAGCGTCTGCGCGAGCCGAACGCGATCCAGCCGATGGCGCTTGAAGCCATGAAGGCCACGGCTGCTGAGAAGATCGACCTGTTCGGTGCGGACGGCAAGGCCTCGCTGTACTGAACCTCGACCTCGGAAGGATGATCGGCGACGTGGACAGAACGCTCGTACTCGGACTCGGCGGCACCGTCGACTACGAGCTCACGTGGGATTCGTCGGTGTTCGACAGGCTGGCACACGCACACGGTGTGCGGCGGCACGAACTGACCACCACGGCGCCGATCACCGACGAACGCTCCCTGCTGGTGGCAGTGCTGGCGTGCGTCGCCTCGGGAACCGGTGCGGAGAGGTTCGTCGCATCGTCGCAGGTGATCGAAGACTTCGTGTCGCACTTCGTGTACTCGATCACGCTCGGGGGCACGGGTGTGCGGGCGGGCCTCGTGCTCGACGCACTCGGCATCCCGAGCGTCCAGCACCTCGTGAGCATCGACGACAACGTGCGCCGGCTGCTGCCGGAGTCGATCTCTTACATCTCGTCGGCGACCGAGGACACCCTCGATCCGCACCTCATCGTGCAGTACCCGGTCGGTGCGCACGTGCGGCTGACGGACGGCGATGTGCTGTCGCCCGCGCCCAACCGACTGATCTTCGCCAATGATCCGCCGAACAGGCGGATGCTGCTCTCTGGCGACCTCGCGTCCGCTCTCGCCGATGCCGGAGTCTTCCTGGTCTCCGGGTTCAACACCATGCAGGATCACGACCTGCTCGAACTCCGACTGGCCGAGGTGCAGCGGGCGATGCGGAGTCTTCCGCACGACTCCCTCGTCTACTACGAGGACGCGGGCTTCTACACCCGCGACTTCGCCGAGACGGTGCGTGCGCGACTGCTGCCGCAGATCGACGTCTACGGCATGAACGAGGACGAGCTGCAGGAGTATCTGGGGCGATCGGTGAACCTCCTCGACCCGGCCGACGTCATCCGCGCCCTCCGCGAGGCGCACATGATCATCCCGGCGCGGGCGCTGGTCGTGCACACCCGGTACTGGGCGATCGCGACAGGGCCGGATGCCGTTCGACACCGAGCCGCGCTCGACAGTGCCGTGCGGGTCGCCGCCACCCGCTACCGCGTCGGCGACGCACTGCGGGCCGACGACGTCGATGACACGGCCGCGATGCCCCGCCACGGGGGAGGAGAGTCTCTGATCGCTGCGGTCGAGGCCGCTCTGCCGGATGCCGTGGGCGTCGCGGCGTTCTCGCTCGATGTCGCATCGCCCACGACCGTCGGTCTCGGAGACACGTTCGTGGGCGGTTTCCTCGCCGGAGCCGTGCGATCGACGGAGCACGTATGAACCCCATCCTGCTGCCGTCGAACAGGCCGGCCGAGCGCTTCTACCGCGGCGGCGCGCGCATCAGCGCCTTCCGAGGAGAGGACGGTGACGCGCCTCGGGAGCCGGAGGACTGGATCGGCTCGACGACCACCGTCCGCGGCGAGCCCGAACTCGGTCTCAGCACGCTCCCGGACGGGCGCGTGCTGCGTGACGCCGTCGAGCAGGATCCGGTCGCCTGGCTGGGCGACGACCACGTCGCGCGGTGGGGTGCCGACACCCGACTGCTGGTGAAGCTGCTCGATGCCGGACAGCGGCTGCCCGTGCATGCGCACCCGCATGACGACTTCGCGGCGACGCATCTCGGTCGCGCGCATGGAAAGGCCGAGGCCTGGTACATCCTGCAGGGAGGGACGGTGCACGTCGGCCTGCGTCAGGACGTCGAGGCGGCTGATCTCGCCGTCCTGATCGATCGGCAGGACGCGACGACGCTGCTCGGTCTGCTGCACGAGGTCGAGGTCTCAGCGGGTGACGTGGTCTGGGTGCCGCCGGGTGAGCTGCACGCGATCGGGGCCGGTGTGCTGCTGCTCGAGCTGCAGCAGCCGGAGGATCTGTCGATCCTGCTCGAGTGGGGAGACTTCGCGATCGACGGCGCAGCTGTCGGGCACCTCGGCCTCGGCTTCGCACTCGCGCTCGCCGCGGTGAACAGGGCGGCGCGATCCCGCGACGAGCTCGGGATGCTCGTGCGCACGGCGCCGGGGTCCGGATCCGCATTTCCCGTGGCTGCCGACGAGTACTTCCGACTCGAGCGGATCCCCGTCGACGGCTCGGCGGTGATCGGACGCGGTTTCGCGATCGTGATCGTGAGCCGGGGGGAGGTCACGATCGATGGACGGCGACTCCCTGCCGGCTCAGCGCTGCTCGTGCCGGACGCGGCCGGTGCGCTCGATGCGACCGGCGCGGGCGAGCTGCTCGTAGCGCGCCCGCCCGCTCCCTGAGCCGGAATCGGCGCGGATGCTCCCCGGCTAGACTGGAGCCATGCCCGAACCGAAAGTCGCCAGCTTTCCGGCGATCCGTGGTGCGCTGAAGTTCTACCAGATCGCGTCGATCATCACCGGAGTCATGCTGCTCCTGCTGGTCACCGAGATGGTGCTGAAGTACACGCCGATCCATCTCGAACTGTTCGTCGGCGGGTCCGGTGGGCCCGTGTGGTTCGCCGGCGTCCTCGCCGGGGCGGACTGCCAATGGTGGTCGCTCTTCGCACCCTGGACGAACTCCTGCGAGATGACCTCTCTCGGCGACGGATTCAACGTGTCGCTGTTCATCCTCGTCGCCCACGGCTGGTTCTACGTCGTGTACCTGTTCGCGTGCTTCCGCATGTGGAGCCTGATGCGCTGGCCGTTCCCGCGGTTCATCCTGCTCGCGCTCGGCGGTGTCATCCCGCTGCTGTCCTTCTTCATGGAGGCCATCGTCGCCCGTGAAGTCAAGACCTACCTCGCCACCCGTGAGGCCGCTGAGGCCTCCACCCCCGTTACGGAAGGTGCCCGTTGACCGAGCAGTCCGAGACCCAGCAGCGCCCCGCACTCGTCGTCGATTTCGGCGCGCAGTACGCTCAGCTGATCGCCCGTCGAGTGCGTGAGGCCGGTGTCTACAGCGAGATCGTGCCGCATACCGCCACGGCCGCAGAGATCGCCGAGAAGAACCCGGTCGCGATCATCCTCTCGGGTGGTCCGTCCTCGGTCTACGAGGAGGGCGCTCCCCGCCTCGACCCCGCCGTCTTCGATCTCGGCGTGCCCACGCTCGGCATCTGCTACGGCTTCCAGTACATGGCGCAGACCCTGGGTGGCGAGGTGGCGAACACCGGCCTCCGCGAGTACGGCGCGACGGATGCCGTCATCTCGGGTGACGGCGGCACGCTGCTCGCCGGCCAGCCCGCCGAGCAGAACGTCTGGATGAGCCACGGCGACCAGGTCGCCAAGGCGCCGGAGGGCTTCGATGTGCTCGCCACGACCGACGCCACCAAGGTCGCGGCGTTCGCGAACGAGGAGCGCGGCTTCTACGGCGTGCAGTGGCACCCCGAGGTGAAGCACTCCGACCACGGCCAGCGCGTGATCGAGAACTTCCTGCACAAGGGTGCGGGACTCGCCTCCGACTGGAACAGCGACAACGTGATCGCCGAGCAGGTCGAGCGCATCCGCGAGCAGGTGGGTGACGCACGCGTCATCTCGGCGCTCTCGGGCGGCGTCGACTCGGCCGTCTCGACCGCTCTCGTGCACAGGGCGATCGGCGACCAGCTCACCGCGGTGTTCGTAGACCACGGACTCCTCCGCAAGGGCGAGCGCGAGCAGGTCGAGAAGGATTATGTCGAGTCCACCGGCGTCCGTCTGATCACGGTCGACGCGGCAGACGTCTTCCTCGGTCACCTCGCGGGCGTCACCGACCCCGAAGAGAAGCGCAAGATCATCGGTCGCGAGTTCATCCGCGCCTTCGAGAAGGTGCAGCTCGACCTCGTCGCCGAGGCGAAGGCCTCGGGCGGCGCCCCGGTCAAGTTCCTCGTGCAGGGCACGCTCTACCCCGACGTCGTCGAGTCCGGCGGCGGCGCAGGAACGGCCAACATCAAGTCGCACCACAACGTCGGCGGGCTCCCCGATGACCTCGACTTCGAGCTCATCGAGCCGCTGCGCGCCCTGTTCAAGGACGAGGTCCGCGCGATCGGCCGCGAGCTCGGCATCCCCGAGGCGATCGTCGGCCGCCAGCCGTTCCCCGGCCCCGGCCTCGGCATCCGCATCATCGGCGAGGTCACGCAGGATCGCCTCGAGATCCTGCGTGAGGCCGACGCGATCGCGCGCGAGGAGCTCACGAAGGCGGGACTCGACCAGGACATCTGGCAGTGCCCCGTCGTGCTGCTCGCTGATGTCCGCTCGGTGGGCGTGCAGGGCGACGGCCGCACCTACGGGCACCCGATCGTGCTGCGTCCGGTGTCGAGCGAAGACGCCATGACCGCCGACTGGACGCGTCTTCCCTACGACGTGCTGTCGAAGATCTCGAACCGCATCACCAACGGCGTCCGCGATGTCAACCGCGTCGTGCTCGATGTGACGTCGAAGCCGCCGGGAACCATCGAGTGGGAGTGACGAAGGAGCTCCCACTCGCGTAGGCACTGCGTGGCACTCGACCGCGCCAGCGGGCGAGTGGGAGTGAATCTTTCTCTCCCGCGCAGATGAGATGAACGGGCACGGACCATCACGGTCCGTGCCCGTTCGCGGTATTTCGGGCAGGATGAGCGTATGACCAAGGCGCGGACGAAGATCACGGTTATCGGTGCGGGCAGCGTGGGGGTGAGCGTGGCGTATGCCGCGCTGATCCGGGGGAGTGCTGCCGAGGTCGCGCTCTACGACATCGCGACCGACAAGGTGGATGCCGAGGTGCTCGACCTCGCGCACGGCACGCAGTTCACGTCGGCGGCGGTGAGCGGCGGCTCCGATCTCGCCGTCGTCGAGGGCAGCGACGTGATCGTGGTGACCGCGGGGGCGAAGCAGCAGCCAGGGCAGACCCGCATGGAGCTCTCGGGCATCAACGCACGGCTGCTCGAGACGCTGATGCCGCGGCTCGTCGAGCGCGCTCCGGACGCGGTGTTCATCATCGTCACGAACCCCGCCGATGTGATGACCGTCGTCGCGCAGCGCGTGTCGGGGCTTCCGCCGCATCGGGTGTTCGGGTCGGGCACAGTGCTCGACACCTCACGTCTGCGCTGGCGTCTCGCGCATCGCGCGAACGTGAGCACGGCGAGCGTGCACGCCGACATCGTGGGCGAGCACGGCGACACCGAGTTCCCGCTCTGGTCGAACGCGACGATCGGATCGGTGCCGATCCTCGACTGGCCCGCCGACGAGCCGTTCACCAC
Coding sequences within:
- a CDS encoding carbohydrate ABC transporter permease yields the protein MALTAVNQRRVAKTGLTIGLLIGAVFAAGPVLWMLSSSFKSNTQIFELPPRLITDTFSFDAYIAIFTNPETMRFFLNSYIVAGSVTILTLMVAIQAAYAFSRFEFRGKRILNVVIVSVQAVPPITLLIPYFGLMVALGLYNSYLGLILTYMVFTLPYAIIMMTGYFNTLPKELDEAVRVDGAGSMTALWRILVPISVPGIVSVGIYTFMIAWNEYLFALTLTRTIDMRTVPIGIQLLMGQHSYEWNQIMAMSVLGSIPVLILFLIFQRYFISGLTAGSVKS
- a CDS encoding ketose-bisphosphate aldolase; protein product: MLYTGKSILDVANENNFAIPAFNISDWAMFNGVMDISEEKTAPVIIAIHPDEVSHITTDLIAAMHSRAHRSSVPVAIHWDHGGSYEQIITAIKAGFTSVMIDASLLPFDENVALTRKVVDAAHAVGIQVEGELGTIGANDSYGESGAAEIIYTNPVDAVRFVEETGVDSLAIAIGTSHGLYPSDKNPELRHDLLEEIKAAIGIPLVLHGGSSNPDAELRRAVELGVNKINISSDIKVSYHNRMREILGTDQRLREPNAIQPMALEAMKATAAEKIDLFGADGKASLY
- a CDS encoding ADP-dependent glucokinase/phosphofructokinase; the encoded protein is MDRTLVLGLGGTVDYELTWDSSVFDRLAHAHGVRRHELTTTAPITDERSLLVAVLACVASGTGAERFVASSQVIEDFVSHFVYSITLGGTGVRAGLVLDALGIPSVQHLVSIDDNVRRLLPESISYISSATEDTLDPHLIVQYPVGAHVRLTDGDVLSPAPNRLIFANDPPNRRMLLSGDLASALADAGVFLVSGFNTMQDHDLLELRLAEVQRAMRSLPHDSLVYYEDAGFYTRDFAETVRARLLPQIDVYGMNEDELQEYLGRSVNLLDPADVIRALREAHMIIPARALVVHTRYWAIATGPDAVRHRAALDSAVRVAATRYRVGDALRADDVDDTAAMPRHGGGESLIAAVEAALPDAVGVAAFSLDVASPTTVGLGDTFVGGFLAGAVRSTEHV
- a CDS encoding class I mannose-6-phosphate isomerase encodes the protein MNPILLPSNRPAERFYRGGARISAFRGEDGDAPREPEDWIGSTTTVRGEPELGLSTLPDGRVLRDAVEQDPVAWLGDDHVARWGADTRLLVKLLDAGQRLPVHAHPHDDFAATHLGRAHGKAEAWYILQGGTVHVGLRQDVEAADLAVLIDRQDATTLLGLLHEVEVSAGDVVWVPPGELHAIGAGVLLLELQQPEDLSILLEWGDFAIDGAAVGHLGLGFALALAAVNRAARSRDELGMLVRTAPGSGSAFPVAADEYFRLERIPVDGSAVIGRGFAIVIVSRGEVTIDGRRLPAGSALLVPDAAGALDATGAGELLVARPPAP
- a CDS encoding DUF3817 domain-containing protein, whose product is MPEPKVASFPAIRGALKFYQIASIITGVMLLLLVTEMVLKYTPIHLELFVGGSGGPVWFAGVLAGADCQWWSLFAPWTNSCEMTSLGDGFNVSLFILVAHGWFYVVYLFACFRMWSLMRWPFPRFILLALGGVIPLLSFFMEAIVAREVKTYLATREAAEASTPVTEGAR
- the guaA gene encoding glutamine-hydrolyzing GMP synthase, producing MTEQSETQQRPALVVDFGAQYAQLIARRVREAGVYSEIVPHTATAAEIAEKNPVAIILSGGPSSVYEEGAPRLDPAVFDLGVPTLGICYGFQYMAQTLGGEVANTGLREYGATDAVISGDGGTLLAGQPAEQNVWMSHGDQVAKAPEGFDVLATTDATKVAAFANEERGFYGVQWHPEVKHSDHGQRVIENFLHKGAGLASDWNSDNVIAEQVERIREQVGDARVISALSGGVDSAVSTALVHRAIGDQLTAVFVDHGLLRKGEREQVEKDYVESTGVRLITVDAADVFLGHLAGVTDPEEKRKIIGREFIRAFEKVQLDLVAEAKASGGAPVKFLVQGTLYPDVVESGGGAGTANIKSHHNVGGLPDDLDFELIEPLRALFKDEVRAIGRELGIPEAIVGRQPFPGPGLGIRIIGEVTQDRLEILREADAIAREELTKAGLDQDIWQCPVVLLADVRSVGVQGDGRTYGHPIVLRPVSSEDAMTADWTRLPYDVLSKISNRITNGVRDVNRVVLDVTSKPPGTIEWE
- a CDS encoding L-lactate dehydrogenase, producing MTKARTKITVIGAGSVGVSVAYAALIRGSAAEVALYDIATDKVDAEVLDLAHGTQFTSAAVSGGSDLAVVEGSDVIVVTAGAKQQPGQTRMELSGINARLLETLMPRLVERAPDAVFIIVTNPADVMTVVAQRVSGLPPHRVFGSGTVLDTSRLRWRLAHRANVSTASVHADIVGEHGDTEFPLWSNATIGSVPILDWPADEPFTTEELDRIAIEVRDAAYAVIRGKGATNLAIGVSCARIAEAVLHDERAVLPVSTVLDGEYGIHGVALSVPSVVGAAGAVPLAETPMSDHEEALLQASADAIRVAIEQLG